A window of the Paraburkholderia sp. ZP32-5 genome harbors these coding sequences:
- a CDS encoding methyl-accepting chemotaxis protein — protein sequence MLSRLSISGRLSTVMAVLGLLIVTVGMLGQLAIERSNEELDYAYSNQLAASIAVGRANLKLEIARAVLNRALMHPEAANVPEAVTKALGHLADSDRAWQTYRALDLPAEERALADRVNEARSALEQRGIVPLAEALKKGDRDTADHIVSKTMSPLSTVLANNSDALDRWKSERGQQVFAAAEHFHAQLRIAGVVLIVLGLVVCVACAYGLRRAIVMPLASLLAALQRIAQGDLTVSLKARTSDEMGQLVHGLEQMQGGLEQMVRQVTDGSESIATTTGQIAAGNNDLSQRTEEQAASLQETAASMEQLTATVRQNADNARTAQTLTESAHDVTERGSRVVGDVVNTMTEIDRSSQKIADITGVIEGIAFQTNILALNAAVEAARAGDHGRGFAVVASEVRSLAQRAGAAAKEIKTLIDDSVARVASGSQLVNVAGETMQEISDSITRVTTIMREIANASDEQREGIEQVSLAVSQMDQVSQQNAALVEEAAAAASSLDNQASMLRDAVAVFRLK from the coding sequence ATGCTTTCTCGCCTATCGATTTCCGGCCGGCTGTCGACTGTGATGGCCGTGCTGGGCCTGCTCATCGTCACCGTCGGCATGCTCGGGCAGCTCGCCATCGAACGTTCGAACGAAGAGCTGGATTACGCTTACTCGAACCAGCTGGCGGCATCGATTGCCGTGGGGCGAGCCAATCTGAAGCTGGAGATCGCGCGCGCGGTACTCAATCGCGCGCTGATGCACCCCGAAGCCGCCAATGTGCCGGAGGCCGTCACGAAGGCACTCGGTCACCTTGCGGACTCCGATCGCGCGTGGCAAACCTACCGTGCGCTCGACCTTCCGGCTGAAGAACGCGCGCTCGCGGACCGCGTGAACGAAGCGCGCTCCGCACTGGAGCAACGCGGCATCGTGCCGTTGGCCGAGGCGCTAAAGAAAGGCGATCGCGACACGGCGGACCACATCGTATCGAAGACGATGTCGCCGCTGTCGACTGTGCTCGCGAATAACAGCGACGCACTCGATCGCTGGAAGAGCGAGCGCGGCCAGCAGGTATTCGCCGCCGCCGAACATTTCCATGCACAACTGCGCATTGCGGGCGTGGTGCTGATCGTGCTCGGGCTGGTCGTGTGCGTGGCCTGCGCGTACGGATTGCGCCGTGCGATCGTGATGCCGCTCGCGAGCCTGCTTGCGGCGCTTCAGCGTATCGCACAGGGCGATCTGACCGTGTCGCTGAAGGCACGCACGAGCGACGAAATGGGCCAGCTCGTTCACGGACTCGAACAGATGCAAGGCGGCCTCGAACAGATGGTTCGACAAGTCACCGACGGTTCCGAATCGATTGCCACCACGACCGGGCAGATTGCCGCCGGCAACAACGACCTGTCGCAGCGTACCGAGGAACAGGCGGCATCGCTGCAGGAAACGGCGGCCAGCATGGAACAGTTGACGGCTACAGTGCGCCAGAATGCAGACAATGCGCGTACCGCGCAAACGTTGACGGAGTCGGCGCATGACGTGACCGAGCGCGGCTCGCGAGTGGTGGGCGACGTCGTGAATACGATGACGGAAATCGATCGCAGCTCGCAAAAGATCGCCGACATCACCGGCGTGATCGAAGGCATCGCGTTCCAGACCAATATCCTCGCGTTGAATGCCGCCGTGGAAGCGGCCCGTGCCGGCGACCATGGCCGTGGCTTCGCCGTGGTTGCATCGGAGGTGCGTTCGCTCGCGCAACGCGCCGGTGCGGCTGCGAAGGAAATCAAAACCTTGATCGACGATTCGGTTGCACGCGTGGCGTCAGGTTCGCAGCTCGTCAACGTCGCCGGCGAAACGATGCAGGAAATCAGCGACTCGATCACGCGTGTCACGACGATCATGCGCGAGATCGCCAACGCATCCGATGAGCAGCGCGAAGGCATCGAGCAGGTCAGCCTCGCCGTGTCGCAGATGGATCAGGTGTCGCAGCAGAACGCGGCGCTGGTCGAGGAAGCCGCCGCGGCAGCCTCCTCTCTCGACAATCAGGCGAGTATGTTGCGGGATGCTGTAGCGGTGTTCCGGTTGAAGTAG
- a CDS encoding XdhC family protein, giving the protein MDSVNLEVLKASVRWIDSGRRVLLVTVVKTWGSSPRPEGSMLAICEDGSVVGSVSGGCIEDDLIDRVRQLGIEQTRPEVMKYGISADEAHRFGLPCGGTIELVLEPLTRASGIDELCRRVIAGQLTARSLDMASGTVKLVPAHSTEGVDFDGRRLLTIHGPRYRMLVIGAGQLSSYLCQIALGLDYQVTVCDPREEYTDTWHVPGTTLVRTMPDDAVLDMKLDERCAVIALTHDPKLDDLALMEAVKTRAFYVGALGSRRNNAARRERLETHFDLNKDELGRLRGPVGIYIGSRTPPEIAVSILAEVTAVKNGVALPGEFRIEQAKTMLDIAVDEQTSCAITTRH; this is encoded by the coding sequence ATGGATAGCGTCAATCTCGAAGTACTGAAGGCAAGCGTTCGCTGGATCGACAGCGGACGTCGCGTGCTGCTCGTCACCGTCGTCAAGACGTGGGGCTCGTCGCCGCGGCCCGAAGGATCGATGCTGGCAATCTGTGAAGACGGCTCGGTGGTGGGCTCGGTATCCGGCGGCTGCATCGAGGACGATCTGATCGACCGCGTGCGGCAACTGGGTATCGAGCAGACCCGCCCTGAAGTCATGAAATACGGCATCTCCGCCGACGAAGCACATCGCTTCGGCTTGCCGTGCGGCGGCACGATCGAGCTGGTGCTCGAACCGCTGACACGCGCGAGCGGCATCGACGAATTGTGCCGCCGCGTGATCGCCGGACAGCTCACCGCCCGCTCGCTGGATATGGCGAGCGGCACGGTGAAGCTCGTGCCGGCCCACTCTACTGAAGGCGTCGATTTCGATGGCCGCCGGCTGCTGACCATTCACGGTCCGCGTTACCGGATGCTCGTGATCGGTGCCGGTCAACTGTCGAGCTATCTTTGCCAGATCGCACTCGGACTCGACTATCAGGTGACCGTCTGCGATCCGCGCGAAGAGTACACGGACACGTGGCACGTTCCGGGCACGACGCTCGTGCGTACGATGCCGGACGACGCCGTGCTCGACATGAAGCTCGACGAACGCTGCGCGGTCATTGCGCTGACGCACGACCCGAAGCTCGACGATCTCGCGTTGATGGAAGCCGTCAAAACGCGCGCCTTCTACGTTGGCGCGCTGGGCTCGCGCCGCAACAATGCGGCACGACGCGAGCGGCTCGAAACGCACTTCGATCTGAACAAGGATGAACTGGGCCGCTTGCGTGGGCCCGTTGGCATTTATATCGGCAGCCGTACGCCGCCGGAGATCGCAGTGTCGATACTGGCCGAAGTAACAGCGGTGAAGAACGGTGTCGCATTGCCAGGGGAATTCCGGATCGAGCAGGCAAAAACAATGCTCGATATAGCGGTGGATGAGCAGACGAGTTGCGCCATTACGACGCGTCACTGA
- a CDS encoding LuxR C-terminal-related transcriptional regulator, with amino-acid sequence MFATLRSNQKPLPSPVLIVENELPMQNRLRAILIALGYGEKDLLVTGNIADALETHAKHPCAIALIDIRLSDGSGIDLIRTWHACDPALPILVISASNAATVIVAALQAGAVGYLLKERDDIEIALSVRSALRGGAPIDPFVARYVLETSSVIAQPVVRAIPAISSIGGSKPAPISVKLSRRETEVLTLVSKGLANREISDLLSLSKLTVESHIKNMFKKLHVRSRTEAIFEARAQGLLP; translated from the coding sequence ATGTTCGCTACCCTCCGTTCCAACCAGAAGCCGTTACCCAGCCCGGTACTGATCGTCGAAAACGAATTGCCCATGCAGAACCGACTGCGCGCGATATTGATTGCGCTCGGTTATGGGGAGAAAGACCTGCTGGTCACAGGCAATATCGCGGATGCCCTCGAAACGCACGCGAAGCACCCGTGCGCCATTGCCCTTATCGACATCCGTCTATCGGATGGCTCGGGCATCGACCTGATCCGGACATGGCATGCCTGTGATCCGGCTTTGCCGATTCTGGTCATTTCCGCATCGAACGCGGCCACCGTGATCGTGGCCGCGCTTCAGGCCGGTGCGGTCGGGTACTTGCTGAAGGAACGCGACGATATCGAAATCGCACTGTCGGTGCGCAGTGCGCTGCGCGGAGGCGCGCCGATCGATCCGTTCGTGGCGCGATATGTGCTCGAAACAAGCAGCGTGATTGCTCAGCCGGTAGTTCGGGCAATTCCGGCAATTTCGTCAATTGGTGGCTCAAAGCCGGCGCCGATTTCAGTCAAGCTCAGTCGACGTGAAACCGAAGTCCTCACGCTGGTGAGCAAGGGACTCGCGAACAGGGAAATCTCCGATCTGTTGTCTCTGTCCAAACTGACCGTGGAGTCTCACATCAAGAACATGTTCAAGAAATTGCATGTTCGCTCGCGTACAGAGGCTATTTTCGAGGCGCGTGCTCAGGGGTTGTTGCCGTAG